Proteins encoded by one window of Vigna radiata var. radiata cultivar VC1973A unplaced genomic scaffold, Vradiata_ver6 scaffold_250, whole genome shotgun sequence:
- the LOC106754486 gene encoding uncharacterized protein LOC106754486, with protein MKKINLLLRKCKSLSRQLGRSSSYSSLRSKSTKEDIWVGHGMQEDEHCETVFVGSTRKRYVISKKYLNHPLLNELINKSKPKGTDESSVLVVNCEVVLFDHLLWMLENADPKFSSESLEELAELYVF; from the coding sequence atGAAAAAGATCAATCTTTTACTCAGAAAATGCAAGAGTTTGTCAAGGCAGCTAGGGAGATCTTCATCATACAGTAGCCTGAGGTCCAAATCCACAAAAGAAGACATATGGGTTGGGCATGGCATGCAAGAAGATGAACATTGTGAAACAGTGTTTGTTGGTAGCACAAGAAAACGGTATGTGATCAGCAAAAAGTATCTGAACCATCCTCTTCTGAATGAACTTATCAACAAGTCAAAGCCAAAGGGTACTGATGAAAGTAGTGTTTTGGTGGTGAACTGTGAGGTGGTTCTCTTTGATCATCTTTTGTGGATGCTAGAAAATGCAGATCCTAAGTTTAGTTCTGAGTCTTTGGAGGAATTGGCTGAACTCTATGTGTTTTGA